In a genomic window of Acidimicrobiales bacterium:
- a CDS encoding PIG-L family deacetylase, giving the protein MSTVVFFHAHPDDEALASGGTMARMADEGHRVVLVVATRGEEGEPVPGVLAEGEALGDRRTSEVHEAASILGVARVSFLDYRDSGMADHPANDHPECFWQADTESAVDRLEEVLADEEVDVLVVYDSQGGYGHPDHIQVHRVGTRWVEREGTGGRTVRLRWVTMNRDVIRSSIDAAVAAAATAEAAGEEIWSDEAMLELRRERAESDTFGMPDAEITHGVDVTSVLDRKRAAMRAHASQIADDSFFLAMPDEAFAMSFGAEWYVDPGRPRDGGSQSDDLLLK; this is encoded by the coding sequence ATGTCGACCGTCGTCTTCTTCCATGCCCATCCTGACGACGAGGCGTTGGCCTCGGGCGGGACCATGGCCCGTATGGCCGACGAGGGCCACCGAGTGGTCCTCGTGGTGGCCACCCGTGGCGAAGAGGGCGAGCCGGTGCCCGGTGTGCTGGCCGAAGGCGAGGCGCTGGGGGATCGCCGAACATCGGAGGTCCACGAGGCGGCGTCGATTCTGGGCGTGGCCCGGGTCTCCTTCCTCGACTACCGGGACAGCGGTATGGCCGACCATCCAGCCAACGACCACCCCGAGTGCTTCTGGCAGGCCGACACCGAGTCGGCTGTAGATCGGCTCGAAGAGGTGCTTGCCGACGAAGAGGTCGACGTCTTGGTCGTCTACGACTCCCAGGGCGGGTACGGCCACCCCGACCACATCCAGGTCCACAGGGTGGGAACCCGCTGGGTCGAGCGGGAGGGCACCGGCGGTCGAACAGTACGACTCCGCTGGGTGACCATGAACCGGGACGTCATCCGGTCGTCGATCGACGCCGCGGTAGCGGCGGCTGCAACCGCAGAGGCAGCCGGCGAGGAGATCTGGTCCGACGAGGCAATGCTGGAACTCCGTCGCGAGCGGGCCGAGTCCGACACCTTCGGTATGCCCGATGCCGAGATCACCCACGGCGTCGACGTCACCTCGGTTCTGGATCGCAAGCGTGCCGCCATGCGGGCCCACGCCAGTCAGATCGCCGACGACTCGTTCTTCTTGGCCATGCCCGACGAGGCGTTTGCCATGAGCTTCGGAGCCGAGTGGTACGTCGATCCGGGCCGCCCTCGTGATGGCGGTTCGCAGAGCGATGACCTGTTGCTCAAATGA
- a CDS encoding CaiB/BaiF CoA-transferase family protein — protein MGALDGVRVIELAGIGPGPFCGMMLADMGADVVRIDRAGSVRGGDPAKPPANVNARGRRSIGVDLKSDEGRELVLRMVADADVVFEGFRPGVAERLGLGPDDCLTRNPAIVYGRMTGWGQDGPYAQTAGHDINYIALAGALAHMGRDDSGPVPPLNLVGDFGGGGMYLAFGIVCALLSARSTGEGQVVDAAMVDGVASLMGFFYGMLHTGFATENRGENMLDTGAHFYDVYECADGEYISVGSIEPQFYAELIDKLGLDAEDFANQHDRSRWPELKAKVAAVVATRTRDEWDAVLEGSDVCYAPVLTVSEAIGHPHHLARGTFVESGGLMQPGPAPRLSGTPGSIRRPPPHEGQHTEELLVELGLGADEVAALRAAGAIA, from the coding sequence ATGGGCGCACTGGACGGAGTCCGGGTCATCGAACTGGCCGGCATCGGGCCCGGACCGTTCTGCGGAATGATGTTGGCCGACATGGGAGCCGACGTCGTCCGCATCGACCGGGCCGGTTCGGTCCGTGGCGGCGATCCGGCGAAGCCGCCGGCCAACGTCAACGCCCGCGGTCGCCGGAGTATCGGTGTCGACCTCAAGTCCGATGAGGGCCGCGAGTTGGTGTTGCGGATGGTGGCCGACGCCGACGTGGTGTTCGAGGGCTTTCGCCCCGGGGTGGCCGAACGCCTGGGCCTGGGTCCCGACGACTGTCTGACCCGCAACCCGGCCATCGTCTACGGGCGAATGACCGGCTGGGGCCAGGACGGCCCGTACGCCCAGACCGCCGGGCACGACATCAACTACATCGCCCTGGCTGGAGCGCTGGCCCACATGGGCCGTGACGATTCAGGGCCGGTGCCACCGCTCAACCTGGTCGGCGACTTCGGCGGTGGCGGCATGTACCTGGCCTTCGGCATCGTGTGCGCCCTCCTTTCGGCCCGGTCCACCGGCGAGGGGCAGGTTGTCGACGCCGCCATGGTCGATGGGGTAGCCAGCCTCATGGGTTTCTTCTACGGGATGCTCCACACCGGCTTTGCCACCGAAAACCGGGGCGAGAACATGCTCGACACCGGGGCCCACTTCTACGACGTGTACGAGTGCGCCGACGGGGAGTACATCTCCGTCGGCTCGATCGAACCGCAGTTCTATGCCGAACTGATCGACAAGCTGGGCCTTGACGCCGAGGACTTCGCCAACCAGCACGACCGGTCGCGGTGGCCGGAGCTAAAGGCCAAGGTGGCCGCCGTGGTGGCCACCCGCACCCGTGACGAGTGGGACGCCGTGCTGGAGGGCAGCGACGTCTGCTACGCCCCGGTGCTGACGGTGTCCGAAGCCATTGGTCATCCCCACCACCTGGCCCGGGGAACCTTCGTGGAGTCGGGTGGGCTCATGCAGCCCGGCCCCGCCCCGCGCCTCAGCGGCACCCCCGGTTCGATCCGGCGCCCACCGCCCCACGAGGGCCAGCACACCGAGGAACTCCTGGTCGAGCTTGGCTTAGGTGCCGACGAGGTGGCCGCCCTGCGGGCCGCGGGCGCCATTGCCTGA
- a CDS encoding alpha/beta fold hydrolase produces MPVAALPTGIDICHESFGDPAAPTVLLMHGLGSQLLVWEEGLCRLLADTGLHVVRYDHRDSGLSTIFGADGPPCGKPYDLGDMADDAVGLLDHLGLADAHMVGFSLGGMVAQTVAAEHPDRCRSLISMGSSTGNREFGRPAEATLAAMLVPSPADPAEAIEKQLADRRLWASVWHDDDHARSVFADYQQRSPQPQHAHDRQRGAAMLSGDRERQLAGITVPTRVVHGSADTLIPAAAGERTAEVIPGAAFVLLEGWGHDMAPGAWPIIVTAIADHCHVVDRT; encoded by the coding sequence GTGCCCGTCGCCGCCCTCCCTACCGGAATCGACATCTGCCACGAGTCGTTCGGTGACCCCGCCGCTCCGACCGTGCTGCTCATGCATGGCCTGGGCAGCCAGCTGCTGGTCTGGGAGGAGGGCCTCTGCCGTCTCCTGGCCGATACCGGGTTGCACGTTGTCCGCTACGACCACCGAGATAGTGGTCTGTCGACCATCTTCGGCGCCGACGGTCCTCCCTGCGGCAAGCCGTATGACCTGGGCGACATGGCGGACGACGCGGTGGGCCTGCTCGATCACCTGGGCCTGGCCGACGCCCACATGGTCGGGTTTTCGCTAGGCGGAATGGTTGCCCAGACCGTGGCCGCCGAGCATCCCGACCGGTGCCGGAGCCTCATCTCCATGGGCTCGTCCACCGGCAATCGGGAGTTCGGACGCCCCGCCGAAGCCACGCTGGCTGCCATGCTCGTGCCGTCGCCGGCCGATCCAGCTGAAGCGATTGAAAAGCAGTTGGCCGACCGTCGACTGTGGGCCAGCGTGTGGCACGACGATGACCACGCCCGGTCGGTGTTCGCCGACTACCAGCAGCGCTCGCCCCAACCGCAGCACGCCCATGACCGACAGCGCGGCGCTGCGATGCTCTCGGGTGACCGGGAGCGGCAGTTGGCTGGAATTACCGTGCCCACCCGGGTGGTCCACGGGTCGGCCGACACCCTCATCCCCGCTGCAGCCGGTGAGCGCACCGCCGAGGTCATCCCCGGTGCGGCGTTCGTGCTGCTCGAAGGTTGGGGACATGACATGGCGCCCGGTGCCTGGCCGATCATCGTCACGGCCATTGCCGACCACTGCCACGTCGTGGACCGGACCTGA
- a CDS encoding GNAT family N-acetyltransferase: MNKPDRPSINDRRFSELDVGTLHDLLQLRVDVFVVEQDCAYPELDGRDPEPDTRHVWLDGPDGRPAAMARVLVEPDGTHRVGRVTTRADARGSGLAGVLLTHVHDTTPGRIVLDAQTHLVPWYTSLGYESTGDEFLEDGIAHVPMARRGP, translated from the coding sequence GTGAACAAACCCGACCGCCCATCCATAAACGATCGTCGATTTTCAGAGTTGGACGTCGGGACCCTTCACGACCTTCTGCAGCTCCGGGTCGACGTGTTCGTGGTCGAGCAGGACTGCGCCTACCCCGAGTTGGACGGACGGGATCCGGAGCCCGATACCCGCCACGTCTGGCTGGACGGACCAGATGGTCGGCCGGCCGCCATGGCCCGGGTGCTGGTTGAACCCGACGGAACCCACCGGGTGGGCCGGGTCACCACCCGAGCCGATGCCCGGGGCTCCGGCTTGGCCGGCGTGCTACTGACCCACGTGCACGACACCACGCCCGGACGGATCGTGCTCGACGCTCAGACACACCTGGTCCCTTGGTACACCTCGTTGGGCTACGAATCCACCGGCGACGAATTCCTGGAGGACGGCATCGCCCACGTTCCCATGGCCCGGCGCGGACCCTAA
- a CDS encoding metallopeptidase family protein: MEPIEPEAFDRLVAEALDGLPDDLAHLMDNVVVLTANRGDPPDLLGLYDGIPLTERDDYGGVWGGGPDGGGLVMPDRIHLYRLALCDLATDVDELRREVTVTVIHEVAHHFGIDDEFLDGTDFA, encoded by the coding sequence GTGGAGCCCATCGAACCCGAGGCCTTCGACCGTCTCGTCGCTGAGGCCCTCGACGGCCTACCGGATGACTTGGCCCACCTCATGGACAACGTGGTGGTCCTCACCGCTAACCGGGGTGACCCTCCGGATCTCCTCGGCCTGTATGACGGTATTCCCCTCACGGAACGTGACGACTACGGGGGGGTCTGGGGTGGTGGTCCGGACGGGGGAGGGCTGGTGATGCCCGATCGGATCCACCTCTATCGCCTGGCCCTGTGCGACCTAGCCACCGACGTCGACGAGCTTCGCCGCGAAGTCACGGTCACCGTCATCCACGAGGTGGCCCACCACTTCGGGATCGATGACGAGTTTCTGGACGGGACCGACTTCGCTTGA
- a CDS encoding ATP-dependent DNA helicase UvrD2 produces the protein MNTVDGFPGFDPAPDGLQGDAYGDADAEALLGGLNDEQRAAVTTDALPLAIHAGAGSGKTRVLTHRIAWRALTGRDDPRRVLALTFTRKAASELRSRLRLLGMRDQVAAGTFHSVALAQLRTWWRENDRREPELLDRKMGMIRALLPRDHRATAALDVVAEIEWAKARRIRPEAYTTSAEAAGRTPPLPAPTVSRIYGEYEQQKTDRHLVDFDDLLDQCRHALTTDRRFADAQRWRFRHLYVDEFQDVNPLQFDLLAAWLGGRTDLCAVGDPDQAIYGWNGADADHLNRFDAHFPGATVLELRQNYRSTPQVLRVAARALVGREPMAANKDSGPDPTIAGYADERSEATAIAQNIRDRRGPDGRWRDQAVLVRTNAQTEPVVKALHDAGIPVRTRSGSGLLDRADVKAQMNTLGRVNGPLTDHLGDLRAAMAVPLEFDESFDAGDDVATDETTVGSGDETGRAAAFAELGRMADEFLALEPTGTGRGFVASVKSQAMAAADESTDAVEVATFHSAKGLEWPSVHLAGLEHGLVPISHAREAAAVAEERRLLYVALSRAEEHLSMTWAEQRTFGTRSAKRRPSPWLADLEAAIAGLDHPVGRSEGARRVAELGARTRRPSLPDHPVVAALRDYRSTAARAASVPPYVVFNDATVADLIASWPTTPNELLAVHGIGPTKAERHGVAILAVLAKHDRPEGLEPPTSPASAAVPSSTPAAQTPGRPVVPSSGLLRDQLCDWRRETAAERDVPLYRVLTNAAIDALVDLRPIDVDGLLAVPGIGPKTLEAYGPALLAMINAD, from the coding sequence ATGAACACGGTGGACGGCTTCCCGGGCTTTGACCCAGCCCCCGACGGCCTGCAGGGCGACGCCTACGGCGACGCCGACGCCGAGGCACTGCTCGGCGGGTTGAACGACGAACAACGGGCAGCGGTGACCACCGACGCCCTACCCCTGGCCATTCACGCGGGTGCCGGCTCGGGCAAGACCCGGGTGTTGACCCACCGGATCGCCTGGCGCGCCCTTACCGGCCGGGACGACCCCAGGCGGGTGCTGGCCTTGACCTTCACCAGGAAGGCCGCCTCAGAACTCCGCAGCAGGCTCCGGTTGCTGGGGATGCGCGACCAGGTGGCCGCCGGAACCTTCCACTCGGTGGCCCTCGCCCAGCTTCGAACCTGGTGGCGCGAGAACGACCGCCGCGAGCCCGAGTTGCTCGACCGCAAAATGGGAATGATCCGGGCGCTCCTTCCGCGCGACCACCGGGCCACCGCTGCCCTTGACGTGGTGGCTGAGATCGAATGGGCCAAGGCCCGTCGCATCCGGCCCGAGGCCTACACCACTTCGGCTGAGGCGGCCGGACGGACGCCACCTCTGCCTGCCCCCACCGTGTCCCGGATCTACGGCGAGTACGAACAGCAAAAGACCGATCGTCATCTGGTCGACTTCGACGACCTGCTGGACCAGTGCCGTCACGCCCTGACCACTGATCGTCGATTTGCCGATGCCCAGCGGTGGCGCTTCCGACACCTCTACGTCGACGAGTTCCAGGATGTGAACCCTCTCCAGTTCGACTTGCTGGCCGCATGGTTGGGTGGCCGGACTGACCTGTGCGCGGTGGGAGACCCCGATCAGGCCATCTACGGTTGGAACGGTGCCGATGCCGACCACCTGAATCGATTCGACGCCCACTTTCCGGGAGCCACGGTGCTTGAGCTGCGCCAGAACTACCGGAGCACACCGCAGGTTCTGCGGGTGGCAGCCCGGGCGCTGGTAGGTCGGGAACCGATGGCCGCCAACAAGGACAGCGGGCCGGATCCGACCATTGCCGGTTACGCCGACGAGCGTTCCGAGGCGACGGCCATCGCCCAAAACATCCGCGATCGACGCGGCCCTGACGGTCGGTGGCGTGACCAGGCGGTGCTGGTCCGCACCAATGCCCAGACCGAGCCGGTGGTCAAAGCCCTGCACGATGCCGGGATTCCCGTTCGCACCCGGAGCGGGAGCGGCCTTCTGGACCGGGCCGACGTGAAGGCCCAGATGAACACCCTCGGTCGTGTTAACGGACCACTCACAGACCATCTGGGCGACCTCCGGGCAGCGATGGCCGTACCGCTGGAGTTCGACGAGTCCTTTGACGCAGGTGACGACGTGGCCACCGACGAAACGACCGTCGGCAGTGGCGACGAGACCGGACGGGCTGCGGCCTTTGCGGAGTTGGGACGCATGGCCGACGAGTTCCTGGCCTTGGAACCGACCGGTACCGGTCGGGGGTTCGTCGCCTCAGTCAAGTCCCAGGCCATGGCGGCAGCCGACGAGTCGACCGACGCCGTCGAGGTGGCCACCTTCCACTCGGCCAAGGGTCTGGAGTGGCCGTCGGTCCACCTGGCCGGGCTGGAGCACGGCCTCGTTCCGATCAGCCACGCTCGTGAGGCCGCGGCCGTTGCCGAGGAGCGTCGACTCCTTTACGTCGCGCTCAGCCGAGCCGAGGAACACCTCTCGATGACCTGGGCCGAGCAACGGACCTTTGGCACACGCTCCGCCAAGCGACGTCCATCACCGTGGCTGGCCGACCTCGAGGCCGCCATCGCAGGCCTGGATCATCCGGTGGGTCGATCCGAGGGAGCGCGCCGAGTTGCTGAACTGGGCGCCCGGACTCGCCGCCCCTCGCTCCCCGACCACCCCGTGGTGGCCGCCCTGCGGGACTACCGGTCCACCGCCGCCCGGGCCGCATCGGTACCGCCCTACGTCGTGTTCAACGACGCCACGGTGGCTGACCTGATCGCCTCATGGCCCACCACCCCCAACGAGCTCCTGGCGGTGCACGGGATCGGTCCGACCAAGGCCGAACGGCACGGCGTTGCCATCCTCGCCGTGCTGGCCAAACACGATCGCCCCGAGGGGCTGGAGCCACCGACTTCACCGGCCTCGGCCGCCGTGCCCTCCTCCACACCGGCCGCTCAAACCCCCGGCCGCCCGGTGGTCCCCAGCTCAGGGTTGCTGCGCGACCAGCTCTGCGACTGGCGAAGGGAGACGGCCGCCGAACGTGATGTACCGCTCTACCGGGTGCTGACCAATGCGGCCATTGACGCTCTGGTCGATCTCCGACCCATCGACGTCGACGGCCTGTTGGCCGTCCCCGGTATCGGCCCCAAGACCCTCGAGGCCTACGGCCCGGCCCTGCTGGCCATGATCAACGCCGACTGA
- a CDS encoding exodeoxyribonuclease III: MRIVTWNVNSLKARIERVEAWITAVAPDVLCLQETKMTDEAFPHDRFTALGYQSAHHGEGRWNGVAVISRVGLDDVRPGFADGRDDPDPDARILWATCAGVRVASCYVPNGREVDHDHYRYKLDWLGRLHDDLTANTDPATDPVVVVGDFNVAPDDRDVWKPAAFEGMTHVTKPEREALQRLESLGFTDVFREQFDEAGLHSWWDYRGGAFYKRMGMRIDLVYASPVAASALDFVVVDRNERKGEKPSDHAPVVADFSLI, from the coding sequence ATGCGGATCGTCACCTGGAACGTCAACTCCCTGAAGGCCCGGATCGAGCGGGTTGAGGCGTGGATCACCGCGGTGGCCCCTGACGTTCTTTGTCTCCAGGAGACGAAGATGACCGACGAGGCGTTTCCCCACGACCGCTTCACAGCGCTCGGCTACCAGTCCGCCCACCACGGAGAGGGTCGGTGGAACGGGGTGGCCGTCATCTCCCGGGTGGGCCTCGACGACGTTCGTCCGGGGTTCGCCGACGGCCGTGACGACCCGGATCCCGACGCCCGGATCCTGTGGGCCACGTGCGCCGGGGTGAGGGTGGCCTCGTGCTATGTGCCCAACGGCCGCGAGGTCGACCACGACCACTACCGCTACAAGCTGGACTGGCTGGGTCGCCTGCACGACGACCTGACGGCCAACACCGACCCGGCGACCGACCCCGTGGTGGTGGTCGGGGACTTCAACGTGGCCCCCGACGACCGCGACGTCTGGAAGCCGGCAGCCTTCGAGGGGATGACCCACGTGACGAAGCCCGAGCGCGAGGCCCTCCAGCGACTCGAGTCGCTCGGCTTCACCGACGTCTTCCGGGAGCAGTTCGACGAAGCGGGCCTGCATTCGTGGTGGGACTACCGGGGCGGCGCGTTCTACAAGCGAATGGGTATGCGGATCGACCTCGTATACGCCTCGCCGGTGGCCGCCTCGGCGCTCGACTTCGTGGTGGTGGACCGCAACGAACGCAAGGGTGAGAAGCCCAGTGATCACGCACCGGTGGTGGCCGACTTCTCTCTCATCTGA
- a CDS encoding HAD-IA family hydrolase, whose protein sequence is MPPSLSTGIEVVLFDFGGVILTSPFDAFAAYEAEVDLPPGTVRRINSTNPDDNAWARFERRQVDAAEFGRLFEAEAAAQGYTVDAARIMEGLHGALRPTMVEALRRCSNQFRTGMLTNNITPISSQPVSGDVLEVVGLFDELIESSVEGCRKPEPRIYEIACERLGVEPAACVFLDDLGINLKPARAMGMTTIKVVHPDEAIADLESVLGIPLS, encoded by the coding sequence ATGCCCCCATCCCTGTCGACCGGCATCGAGGTCGTGCTATTTGACTTCGGTGGTGTCATCCTCACCAGTCCATTCGACGCGTTCGCCGCCTACGAGGCTGAAGTGGATCTCCCACCGGGGACCGTACGACGCATCAACTCGACCAACCCGGACGACAATGCCTGGGCCCGATTCGAGCGCCGCCAGGTCGACGCCGCCGAGTTCGGCCGACTGTTTGAGGCCGAGGCCGCAGCGCAGGGTTACACCGTGGACGCCGCCCGAATCATGGAAGGGCTCCACGGGGCGTTGCGTCCGACCATGGTGGAGGCCCTCCGGCGTTGCTCCAACCAGTTCAGAACCGGGATGCTGACCAACAACATCACCCCGATCAGCTCTCAACCGGTTTCCGGCGACGTCTTGGAGGTTGTAGGCCTGTTCGACGAGCTCATCGAGTCGAGCGTCGAAGGCTGTCGCAAACCCGAGCCGCGGATCTACGAGATCGCCTGCGAACGGCTGGGAGTGGAACCCGCCGCATGCGTCTTCCTTGACGACCTCGGTATAAACCTCAAGCCAGCCCGGGCCATGGGGATGACCACGATCAAGGTGGTGCACCCGGACGAGGCCATCGCCGACCTCGAATCCGTGCTCGGCATCCCGCTCTCCTAG
- the ettA gene encoding energy-dependent translational throttle protein EttA has product MSAQFIFTMHRVGRFHPPDRDVLKDISLSFYPGAKIGVLGANGAGKSSLLRIMAGIDDGFTGEARLTDGFTVGLLEQEPMLDASQDVQGNVMDGVGAVADLLTRYEEVLAGWADADADYDKLGADQAELEKKIEAAGAWDLQRTIEIAMDALRLPPGDAAIDSLSGGERRRVALCRLLLSRPDLLLLDEPTNHLDAESVAWLERTLRDYQGTVVAITHDRYFLDNVAGWILELDRGRGIPYEGNYSGWLEQKQARLSSEEKVDSARKRTIERELEWVRMAPKARQSKGKARLSAYDRLVAEAAETETRARELQIDIPANQRLGDQVIEVDHLSKGFDDRLLIDDLSFSLPPAGIVGVIGGNGAGKTTLFRMLTAAADGNAEGATAPDGGAIRIGPTVEIGYVDQSRDSLDAERTVYQEITDDREFIELGRREVNGRAYVSSFNFKGSDQQKKVGDLSGGERNRVHLAKVLRSGANVLLLDEPTNDLDVDTLRALESGLDAYAGCAVVISHDRWFLDRVATHVLAFEGDSQVRWFEGNFTEYESYRKKELGLDDQPHRMKYKPLVR; this is encoded by the coding sequence ATGAGTGCCCAGTTCATTTTCACCATGCATCGTGTCGGCCGGTTCCACCCGCCGGACCGGGATGTCCTCAAGGACATCTCGTTGTCGTTCTACCCGGGGGCCAAGATCGGCGTCTTGGGCGCCAACGGTGCTGGCAAGTCATCACTGCTGCGGATCATGGCTGGAATCGACGACGGCTTCACCGGCGAGGCCCGCCTGACCGATGGCTTTACCGTCGGGCTTCTCGAGCAGGAGCCGATGCTCGACGCGTCCCAGGACGTGCAGGGGAACGTCATGGACGGCGTGGGCGCGGTAGCCGACCTCCTCACCCGCTATGAGGAGGTGCTGGCCGGCTGGGCCGACGCCGATGCCGACTACGACAAGTTGGGCGCCGACCAGGCCGAACTCGAGAAGAAGATCGAAGCAGCTGGCGCCTGGGACCTGCAACGCACCATCGAGATCGCCATGGACGCCCTCCGGCTTCCGCCCGGTGACGCGGCCATCGACTCCCTGTCGGGCGGCGAGCGTCGGCGTGTCGCCCTGTGTCGCCTCCTGCTGTCCCGCCCCGACCTGCTGTTGCTGGACGAGCCCACCAACCACCTTGACGCCGAGTCGGTGGCCTGGCTGGAACGCACCCTGCGCGACTACCAGGGCACCGTCGTGGCCATCACCCACGACCGGTACTTCCTCGACAACGTTGCCGGCTGGATCCTCGAACTGGATCGGGGCCGGGGCATACCGTACGAAGGCAACTACTCGGGCTGGCTCGAACAGAAGCAGGCCCGCCTGTCGTCTGAGGAGAAGGTCGACTCGGCCCGCAAGAGGACCATCGAGCGGGAACTGGAGTGGGTCCGGATGGCCCCCAAGGCTCGCCAGTCCAAGGGTAAGGCCCGCCTCTCGGCCTATGACCGGCTGGTGGCCGAGGCCGCCGAGACAGAGACCCGGGCACGCGAGCTCCAGATCGACATCCCGGCCAACCAGCGACTCGGTGATCAGGTCATCGAGGTCGACCACCTATCGAAGGGATTCGACGACCGCCTCCTCATAGACGACCTGTCATTCTCGCTTCCGCCTGCTGGCATCGTCGGCGTGATCGGCGGCAATGGCGCCGGCAAGACAACCCTCTTCCGGATGCTCACCGCGGCAGCTGACGGGAACGCCGAAGGGGCCACGGCGCCCGACGGAGGCGCGATCCGAATCGGCCCCACGGTCGAGATCGGCTACGTGGACCAGTCACGCGACAGCCTCGATGCAGAGCGCACCGTCTACCAGGAGATCACCGACGACCGAGAATTCATCGAGTTGGGTCGTCGGGAGGTCAACGGTCGGGCCTACGTGTCGTCGTTCAACTTCAAGGGCTCGGACCAGCAGAAGAAGGTCGGCGACCTTTCGGGCGGTGAGCGCAACCGGGTACACCTGGCCAAGGTGCTTCGGAGCGGTGCCAACGTGCTCCTGCTCGACGAGCCCACCAACGACCTCGACGTGGACACCCTGCGTGCACTCGAGTCAGGACTGGACGCCTACGCGGGCTGCGCCGTGGTCATCAGCCACGACCGATGGTTCCTGGACCGGGTGGCCACCCACGTCCTGGCTTTCGAAGGCGACTCGCAGGTCCGGTGGTTCGAAGGCAACTTCACCGAATACGAGTCGTACCGGAAGAAGGAGCTGGGGCTCGACGACCAGCCCCACCGCATGAAGTACAAGCCCCTCGTTCGATGA
- a CDS encoding 3'(2'),5'-bisphosphate nucleotidase CysQ: MVTPEDHQLAADLATRAGEVLLDIRARMVADGAPAAVLKHEGDQRSHEFLMEALAEVRPDDAVLSEEGTAHDCHPRRGTTSRTWIIDPVDGTREYSEPPRTDWAVHVALAVDGQPVVGAVALPALGCTLATGQPPAATDLPPISARPRMVVSRSRPPDEALAVCNALGGVLVEMGSAGAKAMAVVRGEVDCYVHAGGQFEWDNCAPTAVALAAGLHASRIDGSPLTYDHPDPYLPDLVICRTELADAVLAALATPPAPEA, from the coding sequence ATGGTCACGCCCGAGGATCACCAACTGGCAGCTGACCTGGCCACCCGGGCCGGAGAGGTGCTGCTCGACATCCGGGCCCGAATGGTTGCCGACGGCGCGCCGGCAGCCGTCCTGAAGCACGAGGGCGACCAGCGGTCCCACGAGTTCCTGATGGAGGCGCTGGCCGAGGTCCGTCCCGACGATGCCGTGCTGTCCGAGGAGGGCACGGCGCACGACTGCCACCCCAGACGGGGGACGACGTCTCGGACCTGGATCATCGATCCGGTCGACGGCACCCGCGAGTACTCCGAACCGCCACGCACCGACTGGGCCGTGCACGTCGCACTGGCCGTCGACGGACAGCCCGTGGTCGGGGCGGTGGCTCTCCCCGCCTTGGGATGCACCCTGGCCACGGGCCAGCCGCCGGCGGCCACCGACCTCCCCCCGATTTCCGCACGGCCCCGGATGGTGGTGAGCCGCTCCCGGCCGCCCGACGAGGCGCTCGCCGTGTGTAACGCGCTGGGTGGCGTCCTGGTGGAGATGGGCTCGGCGGGCGCCAAGGCCATGGCCGTGGTGCGGGGCGAGGTCGACTGCTACGTCCACGCCGGCGGACAGTTCGAATGGGACAACTGCGCGCCGACCGCGGTGGCACTGGCCGCTGGCCTACATGCCTCACGAATTGACGGATCGCCACTCACCTACGACCATCCCGACCCTTACCTACCGGATCTGGTGATCTGCCGGACCGAACTAGCCGACGCCGTGCTGGCCGCGCTGGCCACCCCGCCGGCACCAGAAGCCTGA
- the nucS gene encoding endonuclease NucS: MHVVIARCTVDYDGRLTAHLPEAVRLLMVKADGCVAVHADGGAYKPLNWMNAPNTLTIDEAGGKAGNAAADQHATAQIWHVRSPKGEHLTITVHEVLAEMDHEMGIDPGLVKDGVEAHLQELLAADPTSIYKGLRLVRREFPTDIGPVDLLCRDTDGGAVAIEVKRRGDIDGVEQLTRYLDFLNRDPMLRPVRGVFVAQEIKPQARVLSTDRGIGCVVVDYDELRGIESDEMKLF, from the coding sequence GTGCACGTCGTCATCGCCCGCTGCACCGTCGACTACGACGGTCGCCTCACCGCCCACCTTCCCGAGGCAGTCCGGCTCCTCATGGTCAAGGCCGACGGCTGCGTAGCCGTCCATGCTGACGGCGGGGCCTACAAGCCCTTGAACTGGATGAATGCCCCGAACACGCTCACCATCGACGAAGCGGGCGGCAAGGCCGGTAACGCGGCGGCCGATCAGCACGCGACCGCACAGATCTGGCATGTCCGAAGCCCCAAAGGCGAGCACCTGACAATCACCGTCCACGAGGTGCTGGCCGAAATGGACCACGAGATGGGTATCGACCCGGGCCTAGTGAAGGACGGCGTGGAGGCCCACCTCCAGGAGCTGCTCGCTGCCGACCCCACGTCGATTTACAAAGGACTACGCCTCGTCCGCCGAGAGTTCCCCACCGATATCGGACCGGTCGACCTGCTGTGCCGGGACACCGATGGTGGGGCGGTGGCCATCGAGGTCAAACGGCGGGGCGACATCGACGGGGTGGAACAACTCACCCGCTATCTCGACTTCTTGAATCGCGATCCGATGCTGCGCCCGGTCCGAGGCGTGTTCGTAGCCCAGGAGATCAAGCCTCAGGCCCGGGTGCTGTCAACCGACCGGGGCATTGGTTGCGTGGTTGTCGACTACGACGAACTCCGGGGCATTGAATCCGACGAGATGAAGCTGTTCTGA